One window of Dendropsophus ebraccatus isolate aDenEbr1 chromosome 13, aDenEbr1.pat, whole genome shotgun sequence genomic DNA carries:
- the PYGO2 gene encoding pygopus homolog 2, with the protein MAADQDKLEGLTFPGRRAKAGMQMKSPEKKRRKSNTQGPAYSHLSEFAPPPTPMVDHLVASNPFEDDFGAQKVSAAASPFMNNPVPFGNFRVQGGMPHQVPPGYPGGPQPMRRQPPPFPPNQMGPGFGMPQNPNYVQPGNMNFSNPPFNQGMGQSFSPPAGQMMQGPVGGFGPMMSPTMGQPPRGEMGPGPGPVLSSPGGPPFSQRFGSPGHPFGQAAMQRPSLPPNSSPFAGTDQTFPPGVEEHSKNLNPPSNTFSQEQHVGSPSAINGNQQNFTPNSAPRGNSSTPEVNNIPPPSKPSGNSGHQPPPGLVYPCGACRNEVNDDQDAILCEASCQKWFHRECTGMTESAYSLLTREASAVWACDYCLKTKDIQSVYIREPMGQLVAANDG; encoded by the exons GCATGCAAATGAAGAGCCCAGAGAAGAAGCGGCGCAAGTCAAACACTCAG GGCCCTGCTTACTCTCACCTCTCGGAGTTTGCCCCTCCACCCACTCCCATGGTGGATCATCTGGTTGCTTCTAATCCATTTGAAGATGACTTTGGGGCCCAGAAGGTCAGCGCTGCAGCCTCTCCCTTCATGAACAATCCAGTGCCATTTGGAAATTTCCGTGTGCAGGGAGGCATGCCGCACCAGGTCCCTCCCGGGTATCCTGGCGGTCCGCAGCCAATGAGACGACagcctcctcccttccctcccaaCCAGATGGGCCCGGGGTTTGGAATGCCTCAAAATCCCAATTATGTGCAACCGGGGAACATGAACTTCTCCAACCCACCCTTCAACCAGGGAATGGGGCAAAGCTTCAGCCCCCCGGCCGGGCAGATGATGCAGGGGCCAGTAGGAGGGTTTGGCCCTATGATGTCACCCACAATGGGACAGCCTCCACGGGGAGAAATGGGTCCAGGCCCTGGCCCTGTGTTAAGCTCGCCGGGTGGTCCTCCGTTCTCTCAGAGGTTCGGCTCTCCTGGTCACCCCTTTGGACAAGCGGCTATGCAGAGACCCAGCCTCCCCCCTAACAGCAGCCCCTTTGCCGGCACTGACCAGACCTTCCCGCCAGGCGTGGAGGAGCACAGCAAGAACTTAAACCCTCCCAGCAACACCTTCAGCCAGGAGCAGCATGTAGGCTCGCCGTCCGCCATCAACGGCAACCAGCAAAACTTTACTCCAAACAGTGCCCCCCGGGGGAACAGCAGCACCCCCGAGGTCAACAACATTCCCCCACCCAGCAAACCCAGCGGCAACTCTGGCCACCAGCCGCCCCCAGGCCTGGTGTATCCATGTGGAGCCTGTCGGAACGAGGTAAACGACGACCAGGACGCCATCTTGTGCGAAGCCTCATGTCAGAAGTGGTTTCATCGAGAGTGCACGGGGATGACTGAGAGCGCCTACAGTCTGCTGACCAGGGAGGCGTCTGCTGTGTGGGCCTGCGACTACTGCCTGAAGACTAAGGACATCCAGTCTGTGTACATAAGGGAACCCATGGGCCAGCTGGTGGCTGCCAATGATGGCTGA